From the genome of Desulfitobacterium chlororespirans DSM 11544:
AACCATTGGCAGCGTTTGCTCAGACCAAGGATATCTCTCTTGAATATCACCTCTGTGAGGTACCTGAGGAGGTTCACCGCCGGCCATCCTTAGGGGAGGTTGTGGATTTTTTAGCTGAAGCCTTGGACCAGGATGCCCCAATTGCTTTTCTTAACTGGTGCAATGGGGAGGTAAAAAACCTGGATCGCTGGCACTGGGTCAATATCATTCAACTGGAGTTCGATGAGGAAAAGCAGAAAGCCTATGGAACGATCCTGGATGAAGGCAGACTAAAGAAGATCGATCTGGCATTGTGGCTGAAAACCAGCACATTGGGCGGGGGATTTGTTTATTTCACGACGGCAGGGAGCGTTTAGTGCTCTTACTCTGATTTCTTTCTTTATCCCTGTTTGAGAAATGGATATAATAAGGCTATTGGGTTGTCTTTTGATGCTAATACGAGAAGGTATCAGTGAAAAGATTGAAGAACTATAACGAGAAATATAATGAGAAACTTAATGAGGAGAGAGCTATGAGCAGTGACTTCACTTCCCGTCCACCTCAAAAACACCATTGGAAGATATGGTGGGAATTAATTCGTCCCCACACTTTGACGGCCGCCACAGTTCCGGTTCTGCTGGGATCGGTTCTGGCCTTGCTGGAGGGGAAGACCCATCTTCTGCTTTTTGCCGCTATGATGATCGCCAGTCTGCTCATTCAGGCGGCAACCAATCTTTTTAATGAATACTACGATTATAAGCGGGGATTGGATACGGAGAAATCGGTGGGCATTGGCGGCGGCATTGTGCGTCATGGTATGGCTCCCGGCCTGATTATGACCCTTGCTCTGAGTATGTATGCTATCTCGGTACTGCTGGGCGTCTATATCTGTGCTTCTTCCTCCTGGTGGCTGGCAGCGGTGGGGTCCTTGTGCATGCTGATGGGCTATCTTTATACCGGCGGTCCTTATCCTATTTCCTATACTCCCTTGGGAGAGCTGTTTTCCGGTTTGTTTATGGGCTTTCTGATCATCCTCATTGCCTTTTTTATTCAGACCGGTTATGTTTCAAGTACGGCCGTTTTAGTGGCGGTTCCCAGCGGGATTTTAGTAGGGTTGATCAATCTAAGCAATAATTTGCGGGACCGGGATG
Proteins encoded in this window:
- a CDS encoding 1,4-dihydroxy-2-naphthoate polyprenyltransferase yields the protein MSSDFTSRPPQKHHWKIWWELIRPHTLTAATVPVLLGSVLALLEGKTHLLLFAAMMIASLLIQAATNLFNEYYDYKRGLDTEKSVGIGGGIVRHGMAPGLIMTLALSMYAISVLLGVYICASSSWWLAAVGSLCMLMGYLYTGGPYPISYTPLGELFSGLFMGFLIILIAFFIQTGYVSSTAVLVAVPSGILVGLINLSNNLRDRDGDKANGRKTIPVLLGPEKTIVFMGIMFAVAYLWIVGLVVVRLITPWALVALLSIPKARQATKGFVGKVEPITMMPAMKATGQTNTFFGLLLALGLLVGYFL